In the genome of Hydractinia symbiolongicarpus strain clone_291-10 chromosome 5, HSymV2.1, whole genome shotgun sequence, one region contains:
- the LOC130644831 gene encoding uncharacterized protein LOC130644831 — translation MGSGASNMFSQNPMKRNLPSEDVPSFKIVLVGDSNVGKSSIFLRFTKEQFDYSYQPTMNVNIGNVTKKVQLPFETLVSLAMWDLPGREEIDLRRSYYKDIDAAIVVVDLTDEGSIDMAGTWKQDVLNNSFYTEQSEHGEKIRKKSMKSQMQVPILLLGNKLDQISNDAESLNQPIEIQMLEDTALQHNFVGCVAVSARDSDGGVHAAIRSLVRYLLQKKMPKKIKQQTSESTNLKDVFSDPNQHGIFARNLGSVDDHAYEQLKICRIKKFDDIFTMCDKQIKQVEICCVSLLIAVKNFKRACCVSGVTDTYKASIEECVTGLKDSLRHGEEEILIAIEEAGFIKLKVGNNSSDIPGPIKRVLDIYDKEVGKTTKRVLTQCPTLKINITDHLNELSALEGSALDKATNQGLNKKQAKISLQVIKDNMVRISDTIELANESMKVTDDQFKKIKNAMMW, via the exons CTTACCGTCTGAAGATGTTCCATCCTTTAAAATTGTCCTTGTTG GAGATTCAAACGTGGGGAAATCATCAATATTTCTTCGTTTCACAAAGGAACAATTTGATTATAGTTATCAGCCGACAATGAACGTAAATATAGGAAATGTTACCAAGAAGGTTCAGTTACCTTTTGAAACATTGGTATCACTAGCAATGTGGGATTTGCCAGGAAGAGAAGAGATTGATTTACGACGAAGTTATTATAAAGACATTGATGCTGCCATAG TTGTTGTGGACTTAACTGACGAAGGTAGCATTGACATGGCTGGCACATGGAAACAAGATGTTCTAAACAACAGTTTCTACACTGAACAATCAGAGCATGGAGAAAAGATACGAAAAAAAAGTATGAAGTCTCAAATGCAAGTTCCAATTTTATTACTTGGAAACAAATTAGACCAG ATTTCAAATGATGCTGAATCACTTAATCAACCAATTGAAATCCAAATGTTAGAGGATACAGCActgcaacataactttgttgGATG TGTGGCTGTCTCTGCCCGTGATAGTGACGGAGGAGTGCATGCTGCTATACGTTCACTGGTCCGTTACTTGCTTCAAAAGAAGATGCCGAAAAAGATAAAGCAGCAAACCTCTGAAAGCACAAATTTAAAAGATGTTTTCAGCGATCCAAACCAACATGGAATATTTGCGAGAAATTTAGGGAGCGTGGATGATCATGCTTATGAGCAATTAAAAATATGCAGAATCAAAAAA TTTGATGACATTTTTACCATGTGTGACAAACAGATCAAACAAGTGGAAATATGTTGCGTTAGTCTGCTTATTGCGGTAAAGAATTTTAAACGCGCGTGTTGCGTGTCTGGCGTCACTGACACATATAAAGCGAGTATAGAAGAATGCGTTACAGGTTTAAAAGATTCATTACGACACGGAGAAGAAGAAATATTAATT GCGATTGAAGAAGCAGGCTTTATCAAGCTTAAAGTTGGTAATAACAGCAGTGACATTCCTGGACCAATCAAAAGAGTTCTTGACATTTATGACAAAGAG GTGGGCAAAACGACGAAACGTGTCCTGACTCAATGCCCGACACTCAAGATAAACATCACTGATCATTTGAACGAACTGAGTGCTCTTGAAGGATCAGCATTAGACAAAGCAACTAACCAAGGTTTGAACAAAAAGCAGGCCAAGATTTCCTTGCAGGTTATCAAGGATAATATGGTTCGAATATCAGATACTATTGAACTGGCGAATGAATCAATGAAGGTTACAGACGACCAGTTCAAGAAGATCAAGAATGCAATGATGTGGTGA